One Solanum stenotomum isolate F172 unplaced genomic scaffold, ASM1918654v1 scaffold30406, whole genome shotgun sequence DNA segment encodes these proteins:
- the LOC125851831 gene encoding protein argonaute 10-like, producing MPIRQMKESSEQHIVIKPHLQNTMNPVQKTPKTPQNGKGPPNQEPQNNKIHNQTSPPSRNRGRRRGRGGRKSDQGETFMRPSSRPCTAASKPVIAASVEATNVSGVENNGSNSGFPSSSKSLCFAPRPGYGQLGTKCIVKANHFLADLPDKELNQYDVTVIPEVSSRTVNRAIMAELVKLYKESHLGMKLPAYDGRKSLYTAGELPFKWKEFTIKLIDEDDVINGPKREREYKVVIKFVARANLHHLSEFLAGKRADGPKEALQILDIVLRELSIKRYCPVGRSFFSPDIRKPQPLGDGLEAWCGFYQSIRPTQMGLSLNIDMASAAFIEALPVIEFVAQLLGKDVSSRPLSDSDRVKIKKALRGVKVEVTHRGNVRRKYRVSGLTTQPTRELVFPVDDNLTMKSVVEYFQEMYGFTIKNTHLPCLQVGNQKKANYLPMEACKIVEGQRYTKRLSEKQITSLLKVTCQRPRDRENSILQTVQHNDYNEDPYAKEFGIKISEKQASVEARVLPAPWLKYHETGKEKDCLPQVGQWNMMNKKMINGMTVNRWACINFSRSVQESVARGFCNELAQMCQVSGMEFNPEPIIPIYMARPDQVEKALKHVYHSCVNKLKGKELELLLVILPDNNGSLYGDIKRICETDLGLITQCCLTKHVFKISKQYLANVSLKINVKMGGRNTVLLDAISCRIPLVSDIPTIIFGADVTHPENGEDSSPSIAAVVASQDWPEVTKYAGLVCAQAHRQELIQDLYKTWHDPARGTVSGGMIRDLLISFRKATGQKPQRIIFYRDGVSEGQFYQVLLFELDAIRKACASLEPNYQPPVTFIVVQKRHHTRLFANNHKDRSSIDRSGNILPGTVVDTKICHPTEFDFYLCSHAGIQGTSRPAHYHVLWDENNFTADGIQSLTNNLCYTYARCTRSVSVVPPAYYAHLAAFRARFYMEPDMPENNSGSPHQGSSKAIRETGVRPLPALKENVKRVMFYC from the exons ATGCCTATAAGGCAGATGAAAGAAAGTTCAGAACAACACATTGTGATCAAACCCCATTTGCAAAACACCATGAATCCAGTTCAGAAAACCCCCAAGACTCCTCAAAATGGCAAAGGGCCACCAAATCAAGAACCCCAAAACAACAAAATCCATAACCAGACTTCACCCCCTTCAAGAAATAGAGGTAGAAGAAGGGGAAGAGGAGGCAGAAAGTCAGATCAAGGTGAGACCTTTATGAGGCCTAGTTCAAGGCCTTGTACAGCAGCAAGCAAGCCAGTTATAGCAGCTTCTGTTGAAGCAACAAATGTGTCAGGAGTTGAGAATAATGGAAGTAACTCAGGGTTTCCTTCTTCAAGCAAGTCTTTGTGTTTTGCCCCAAGACCAGGTTATGGGCAACTTGGGACAAAATGCATTGTAAAAGCAAACCATTTTTTGGCTGATTTACCAGACAAAGAGTTGAACCAGTATGAT GTTACTGTAATCCCTGAAGTGTCATCAAGAACTGTAAACAGAGCTATCATGGCAGAGCTGGTGAAACTGTACAAAGAATCCCACCTAGGGATGAAATTACCAGCTTATGATGGCAGGAAGAGTCTTTACACTGCTGGTGAACTTCCTTTTAAGTGGAAGGAGTTTACCATTAAGCTTATTGATGAAGATGATGTGATCAATGGTCCAAA GAGAGAAAGAGAATATAAAGTGGTTATTAAGTTTGTTGCAAGAGCGAATCTACATCATCTGAGTGAATTTCTAGCTGGTAAGCGCGCTGATGGTCCAAAAGAAGCTCTTCAAATTCTGGACATTGTTTTGAGAGAGCTTTCGATCAAGAG GTATTGTCCTGTTGGAAGATCTTTCTTTTCGCCTGATATCCGCAAACCTCAGCCTCTTGGTGATGGTTTAGAAGCATGGTGTGGATTCTACCAGAGCATTAGACCGACCCAAATGGGCTTGTCGCTTAACATTG ATATGGCTTCAGCTGCATTTATTGAAGCTCTACCTGTGATAGAGTTTGTAGCCCAGCTTCTTGGAAAAGATGTGTCGTCAAGACCCTTATCTGACTCGGATCGTGTAAAG ATTAAGAAGGCTCTTAGAGGAGTGAAAGTTGAAGTGACACACAGGGGCAATGTCCGGAGAAAGTATAGAGTTTCAGGACTAACAACTCAGCCCACGAGAGAACTAGT ATTTCCTGTTGATGACAATTTAACCATGAAGTCGGTAGTAGAATACTTTCAAGAAATGTATGGCTTTACAATAAAGAATACACATCTTCCATGCCTTCAAGTAGGGAACCAAAAGAAAGCCAACTATTTACCTATGGAG GCGTGTAAAATTGTTGAGGGACAACGATACACCAAAAGGTTGAGTGAGAAGCAAATTACTTCTCTTTTGAAGGTCACATGCCAAAGACCAAGAGATCGTGAGAACTCGATTTTGCAG ACTGTTCAACACAATGATTATAATGAAGACCCATATGCAAAGGAGTTTGGAATCAAAATCAGTGAAAAACAAGCATCGGTGGAAGCCCGCGTGCTGCCTGCTCCTTGG CTAAAATATCATGAGACAGGGAAGGAGAAGGATTGTTTACCTCAAGTTGGGCAGTGGAATATGATGAACAAG AAAATGATAAATGGGATGACCGTCAACCGTTGGGCATGCATCAACTTTTCACGAAGTGTCCAAGAGAGTGTTGCTCGTGGCTTTTGTAACGAACTGGCTCAGATGTGTCAAGTATCTGGAATG GAGTTCAATCCGGAACCAATAATTCCAATATACATGGCCAGGCCAGATCAAGTAGAGAAAGCCTTGAAGCATGTATATCATTCATGCGTAAACAAGCTAAAAGGAAAAGAACTTGAGCTTCTATTGGTCATTCTACCAGATAACAATGGGTCCCTCTATG GTGACATAAAGCGGATATGTGAGACTGATCTTGGTTTAATAACCCAATGCTGTCTGACAAAGCATGTATTCAAGATCAGCAAACAATATTTGGCAAATGTATCCTTGAAGATCAATGTCAAG ATGGGTGGTCGAAACACTGTCCTGTTGGATGCTATTAGCTGTAGAATACCATTGGTAAGTGATATACCTACCATCATATTTGGAGCAGATGTGACCCACCCTGAAAATGGAGAAGACTCTAGCCCTTCAATTGCAGCT GTAGTAGCTTCTCAAGATTGGCCTGAGGTGACGAAATACGCTGGTCTTGTTTGCGCTCAAGCTCATAGACAAGAACTTATACAAGATTTGTACAAGACATGGCATGATCCTGCACGTGGAACAGTTAGTGGTGGCATGATAAG GGATCTCCTTATATCCTTCAGAAAGGCCACAGGCCAAAAGCCACAAAGGATAATCTTTTATCG GGATGGAGTGAGTGAAGGGCAATTTTACCAAGTACTGCTTTTCGAGTTGGATGCAATTAGGAAG GCTTGTGCATCTCTAGAGCCAAATTACCAACCGCCAGTAACTTTTATTGTGGTACAGAAACGGCATCACACCCGACTATTTGCTAATAATCACAAGGACAGGAGCAGCATTGATAGGAGTGGAAACATATTGCCTG GTACTGTGGTTGATACAAAAATCTGTCATCCAACAGAATTCGACTTCTATCTTTGTAGCCACGCTGGCATTCAG GGTACAAGCCGTCCTGCACATTACCATGTTCTGTGGGATGAAAACAATTTCACAGCAGACGGAATCCAGTCCTTGACTAACAATCTCTGCTATACATATGCAAGGTGCACGCGTTCTGTCTCTGTGG TTCCTCCAGCATATTATGCACATTTAGCTGCATTTCGAGCCAGATTCTACATGGAACCAGACATGCCGGAAAATAATTCAGGCAGCCCTCATCAAGGCAGCAGCAAGGCTATACGAGAGACGGGTGTTAGACCGTTGCCCGCGCTTAAAGAAAATGTGAAGAGAGTAATGTTTTATTGTTAG